The Balneola vulgaris DSM 17893 DNA window CGTTGCCATGCCTTTTCAAACTCAGCTGGTTTATCGTGTTTCGTATCTCCGGCTAAGATTAAATCAAACTTTAAGTCGATGTCATTGAGTCGATTTAAAACTCTGAAAAACATGGCTGGATTTCGATCAAACTGCCAACGTTGATTCCAGACAATCACTGGATTTTTATTGTTACTTCTACTATCTGGCTCTTCATCAAAGGCTTTTAAATCTAGGCCAGGCTGAAGAATCACACTCTTTTTTCTGATTTCATCCACATACGTATAGTGCTTGTCATCAGGATAGTTTTCTAAAAAACCGGGTAAGGCTTCTAGCAAATCATCAATTTGAAATTGAGATGTAAACAATAGTTTGTCGGCCACTAACATACTTAAATAGTTTATGTAGCAGTATGTTAGATCACGAGTCTCTCCTTCTGGAATTGGACGCGTAAACTGATTGTCGTGCATATACATCAACTTAGGTACATGCGCAAATCGAGGATTTGTAAGGGCAATAAACGCAGGCAAGTTGGTCATACTACTCGTAACGAGTAGATCAATTTCTTCTGTTACTTGGTTGGTAAGCTGAGCTAGGGTTACCGAATCCCCATGCATCCTCCACTTCCATCCTTTGTAGTTCAACTTTATGGGGATGATGTTATGCGAAGAATTATCTATCAAACCTTTTAAAAAAGCTTTGTGAGAGCCACTGTAGAATGGTTCGATAGCAAGTATATTCATCTTATCTAAATCTGGATTGAATTTCGTCCAGTGAAAGATAAACGATTGTCGGCTTTTGTAAAGGATCTATATACGGCTGATCGCATGCAAACAATTGGTCTACAAGAGCTTCCATTTCTTCAGGAGTTAATTTTTTCCCTCGTTGAATAGCTGCTTTTGAAGCAAAAGAAATGGCTACTTTTTCGCGAGCTTCGAGCTGAAGCTTCTGTCCCAGTTCTTGATATTGATGAAGCATAGCAATCAGTACTTCTTGCTCATTTCCGATCTCAATATCAGCAGGTACCCCATTAATCATGGCCGTATTCCCACTCATTAATTGAACGGAGAACCCCATTCGTTGTAGAATGGGATGCAATTCTTTTAATAGCGTATAATCACTTGCAGAAAGCTCCATAGTTTGAGCAAACAGTAATTGCTGCGTACTAGGAAGAGCTTCTTCGGTAGCGGTTAGAGCCTTTTCAAAAATGATTCGTTTATGGGCTAAATGCTGATCTATGATACAAACACCACTTCGAGTTTGTGTTAAGATGTACCCATTATGCAACTGGAAAAACCCGTTCTTTTCGGTTGGCTTTGCTTTATCATTTTCTTCCTCTGAAAATCCTGAGAAGCTTCCTTCATTTGGGCGGTGTTTGCTTCCTGAATCTCCATATAGCAAATCAGAGTAATCACTATTCCCAAAAGAAGAACTTTGCGGTGCCGGAGAACTACTTCTATTTATTCTAGAAGGAATCTGAAATCCGGTTTCATTCTGAGTGATTTTTTTCTGCTCGGTATTAAAACCAAAAACTGAATCAAACCCTTGAGTAGGGTGATCTGATAAAAATGTATCCTCTTGTTGAGGCAAGTTTGGAACTTTAAAATGTTCATTTAGAGCTCTATTCACTACAGAACGAGCTAACTGAATTACACTTCTCTCATCTTCGAACTTAACTTCCATCTTTGATGGATGAACGTTTACATCTACTTTAGAAGGGTCTATTTCAAAGAAAAGAGTATAAAAGGGATATTCATTATTTTTCGTCCACGCATCGTACAAACTTAGTATAACGTGGGTTAAGTAGCGGTGCTGAAATGGGCGACCGTTCACAAAGAGAAATTGTTCTCCCCTACTTTTCTTGGCTAATTTAGGATCAGAAGCAAAACCGTAAATTCGAACGTAGCTTGTTTCTTCTGCAAAACTAATTAGGCTCGCTTTGTAAGTTGAGCCAAATATACCCGCTACACGTTCTTTTAATGTTTGAGGGGGTAGATTATAAATCTCTTCATTATCCGCAATTACCTGGAAACCAATGTTGCTATTCGAAAGGGCTGCGTACTGTACCGTTCTGAGTATATGGCGTAATTCGGTGACATCCGTTTTTAGGAATTGTCGCCTTGCTGGTACATTAAAAAACAGATTTCGTACTGAAATGGAAGTTCCATCAGGGGTAGCAACTGGCTGAATGCCTTTATCTTTTCCTCCATCTAATTCGAACTCCCAACCACTTTCATCTTCAGCTCTTTTTGTACG harbors:
- a CDS encoding tRNA-queuosine alpha-mannosyltransferase domain-containing protein; its protein translation is MNILAIEPFYSGSHKAFLKGLIDNSSHNIIPIKLNYKGWKWRMHGDSVTLAQLTNQVTEEIDLLVTSSMTNLPAFIALTNPRFAHVPKLMYMHDNQFTRPIPEGETRDLTYCYINYLSMLVADKLLFTSQFQIDDLLEALPGFLENYPDDKHYTYVDEIRKKSVILQPGLDLKAFDEEPDSRSNNKNPVIVWNQRWQFDRNPAMFFRVLNRLNDIDLKFDLILAGDTKHDKPAEFEKAWQRFGQQITHFGYVDDKKNYSKLLHSGDIVVSTATYEFFCTPIMEAVYCGCHPLVPNALHYPELIPDALHKPLLHAPTLYQTEDELFHHLKDLLMGKTKPLPKSSLQTINKHFDWSRKIKDYDKLFEELVDDFN
- the mutL gene encoding DNA mismatch repair endonuclease MutL; the protein is MSETQESTSIIHQLPPEISNKIAAGEVIQRPSSVVKELLDNAIDAGADSVKILIEHAGRTLIQVIDNGCGMSAEDLPLCFERHATSKINTVDDLFKIRTLGFRGEAMASIASVSQITVRTKRAEDESGWEFELDGGKDKGIQPVATPDGTSISVRNLFFNVPARRQFLKTDVTELRHILRTVQYAALSNSNIGFQVIADNEEIYNLPPQTLKERVAGIFGSTYKASLISFAEETSYVRIYGFASDPKLAKKSRGEQFLFVNGRPFQHRYLTHVILSLYDAWTKNNEYPFYTLFFEIDPSKVDVNVHPSKMEVKFEDERSVIQLARSVVNRALNEHFKVPNLPQQEDTFLSDHPTQGFDSVFGFNTEQKKITQNETGFQIPSRINRSSSPAPQSSSFGNSDYSDLLYGDSGSKHRPNEGSFSGFSEEENDKAKPTEKNGFFQLHNGYILTQTRSGVCIIDQHLAHKRIIFEKALTATEEALPSTQQLLFAQTMELSASDYTLLKELHPILQRMGFSVQLMSGNTAMINGVPADIEIGNEQEVLIAMLHQYQELGQKLQLEAREKVAISFASKAAIQRGKKLTPEEMEALVDQLFACDQPYIDPLQKPTIVYLSLDEIQSRFR